From a region of the Coffea arabica cultivar ET-39 chromosome 3e, Coffea Arabica ET-39 HiFi, whole genome shotgun sequence genome:
- the LOC113736300 gene encoding uncharacterized protein, with the protein MVSGNLFHCRRNSWPPEEYIHRSTLQLFDFDSAGPPEQAWRRKLDTHASILREFSITFVEAIKMIRLGIRLWSYVREEASHGRKAPIDPFTRESCKPSASHGIPLGGMGSGSISRGFRGEFRHFQLLPGACEASPIMANQFSIFISRDGGNKKYASVLAPGQHEGLGKSGDQGISSWGWNLDGQHSTYHALFPRAWTIYDGEPDPELKISCRQISPFIPHNYRESSLPTAVFVYTLVNTGKERAKVSLLFTWANSIGGVSHMSGDHVNEPFIGEDGVSGVLLNHRTTKDNPPVTYAIAASETQNVSVSVLPCFGLTEGSCVTAKDMWGKMVEDGHFDRENFTKGPSMPSSPGETHCAAVSASTWVEPHGKCTVAFAVAWSSPKVKFMKGKSYNRRYTKYYGTSERAAVDLVHDALTNYKLWEEEIERWQTPILKDDRLPEWYKFTLFNELYFLVSGGTVWIDSSLPTEDSWEIQNEAVPVKIKEVTVSKTQENHNQDMENNQTVVNTYVDMMYVNSQDDGVKSSKVSNERASNNSDEKDESTLFRRRFESRFTTSSSKLLENDTDDVGRFLYLEGVEYIMWCTYDVHFYASFALLELFPKIELSIQREFAKAVLCEDKRKVKFLAEGNCGIRKVKGAVPHDLGTHDPWHEMNAYNIHDTSRWKDLNPKFVLQVYRDFAATGDFSFAADVWPSVRAAMEYMEQFDRDHDGLIENDGFPDQTYDTWTVHGISAYCGGLWLAALQAAAAMAVQLGDRAFAERCKSKFVKAKAAFEEKLWNGSYFNYDSGSSSNSKSIQADQLAGQWYTASSGLPDLFDKVKIQSALQKVYDFNVMKNRGGRMGAVNGMYPNGKIDETCMQSREIWTGVTYAVAANMILAGMVEQGFTTAEGIFLAGWSEEGHGYAFQTPEGWSIDGHFRSLLYMRPLSIWGIQRAMSSTKTTLEAPVINIMDRINIPYHNSTLSSRSESGVKKIAHKAKCFKNSVFHCAC; encoded by the exons ATGGTGAGTGGAAATTTATTTCATTGTAGAAGAAACTCATGGCCCCCAGAGGAATACATCCATCGATCAACTTTACAGTTG TTTGATTTTGATAGTGCTGGGCCACCAGAACAAGCTTGGAGAAGGAAATTGGACACCCATGCCAGTATTCTTAGAGAATTCAGTATTACATTTGTGGAAGCAATTAAAATG ATCAGACTTGGTATACGTCTTTGGTCATATGTAAGGGAAGAGGCCTCGCATGGAAGG AAAGCTCCAATTGATCCCTTTACACGTGAAAGTTGCAAACCATCAGCATCACATGGTATTCCACTTGGGGGTATGGG AAGTGGCAGCATATCTAGAGGTTTTCGTGGTGAATTCAGGCATTTTCAACTTCTTCCGGGTGCATGTGAGGCTTCTCCTATCATGGCAAATCAGTTCTCA ATTTTCATATCACGAGATGGAGGGAATAAGAAGTATGCATCTGTTCTAGCCCCTGGACAGCATGAAGGTTTAGG GAAATCTGGCGATCAAGGTATATCATCATGGGGATGGAATCTGGATGGCCAGCATTCCACTTATCATGCACTATTTCCAAGGGCGTGGACAATCTATGATG GTGAGCCAGATCCAGAACTCAAAATCTCCTGCAGGCAGATATCACCATTTATACCTCATAACTATAGGGAGAGCAGTCTTCCTACAGCTGTTTTTGTCTACACT TTGGTTAACACAGGGAAGGAGAGGGCAAAAGTCAGTCTTCTTTTCACATGGGCA AATTCAATTGGAGGTGTCTCACATATGTCAGGAGATCATGTGAACGAGCCATTTAT AGGTGAAGATGGAGTCTCTGGAGTGCTCCTGAATCACAG GACTACAAAAGATAACCCCCCAGTTACTTATGCCATTGCTGCATCTGAAACTCAGAATGTAAGCGTGTCAGTTTTACCCTGTTTTGGCCTGACTGAAGGAAGCTGTGTAACAGCAAAGGATATGTGGGGTAAAATGGTTGAG GATGGGCATTTTGACAGGGAGAACTTTACAAAAGGGCCAAGCATGCCATCTTCACCTGGTGAGACGCACTGTGCTGCAGTTTCTGCCTCAACGTGGGTTGAACCTCATGGAAAGTGCACTGTTGCATTTGCTGTTGCTTGGTCATCCCCTAAAGTTAAATTTATGAAAGGGAAATCTTATAATAG GAGGTACACTAAATATTATGGCACTTCTGAGAGGGCTGCGGTAGACTTGGTCCATGATGCCCTGACAA ATTATAAGCTATGGGAAGAAGAGATTGAAAGATGGCAAACTCCAATCCTCAAGGATGACAGGCTACCAGAATG GTACAAATTTACATTGTTCAACGAGCTATATTTTTTGGTTTCCGGAGGGACAGTTTGGATTG ATTCTAGCTTGCCAACTGAGGACTCGTGGGAAATTCAGAATGAGGCAGTGCCAGTAAAGATCAAAGAAGTCACAGTGAGTAAAACACAAGAAAATCATAACCAAGACATGGAAAACAACCAGACTGTCGTCAATACTTAtgttgatatgatgtatgttaATTCACAAGATGATGGTGTGAAAAGTTCGAAAGTTAGTAATGAAAGAGCTTCTAACAACTCTGATGAAAAAGACGAATCAACACTTTTCCGAAGAAGATTTGAAAGCCGTTTTACAACTTCCTCTAGTAAATTGCTGGAGAACGATACCGATGATGTTGGTAGGTTTCTGTACTTGGAAGGTGTAGAATATATCATGTGGTGCACATATGACGTGCACTTCTATGCATCTTTTGCCTTGCTTGAGCTGTTTCCGAAGATTGAGCTCAGCATTCAGCGTGAATTTGCAAAAGCGGTATTATGTGAAGATAAGAGGAAGGTGAAGTTTCTAGCAGAGGGAAATTGCGGTATCCGGAAGGTCAAAGGGGCTGTTCCTCATGATCTTGGAACTCATGATCCATGGCATGAAATGAATGCTTACAATATACATGATACTAGTAGGTGGAAGGATCTGAATCCTAAGTTTGTGCTTCAGGTTTATAGAGATTTTGCTGCCACAGGAGATTTTTCCTTTGCAGCTGATGTTTGGCCTTCTGTTCGCGCTGCAATGGAATATATGGAACAGTTTGATCGGGACCATGATGGCCTCATTGAAAATGATGGATTCCCAGATCAAACATATGATACTTGGACAGTCCACGGAATAAGTGCTTACTGTGGTGGTTTATGGCTTGCTGCACTTCAAGCTGCAGCAGCAATGGCTGTTCAGCTTGGTGACAGAGCCTTTGCTGAACGATGCAAAAGCAAATTTGTAAAAGCAAAGGCAGCctttgaagaaaaattgtgGAACGGCTCCTACTTTAATTATGATAGTGGTTCTAGCAGTAACAGCAAGTCAATCCAAGCTGATCAATTGGCAGGACAGTGGTATACAGCATCTTCAGGCTTGCCTGATCTTTTTGATAAAGTTAAGATCCAGAGTGCCCTCCAAAAAGTATATGATTTCAATGTGATGAAAAATCGAGGAGGTAGGATGGGTGCAGTAAATGGAATGTATCCAAATGGAAAGATAGATGAGACCTGCATGCAGTCCCGTGAAATATGGACTGGAGTCACCTATGCAGTGGCTGCCAACATGATTCTTGCTGGAATGGTGGAGCAGGGTTTTACGACAGCTGAAGGTATATTCCTGGCAGGCTGGTCAGAAGAGGGCCATGG ATATGCATTTCAGACTCCAGAGGGTTGGTCAATAGATGGGCACTTCAGGTCTCTCCTGTACATGAGGCCACTTTCAATTTGGGGCATCCAGAGGGCAATGTCTTCGACTAAGACTACTCTTGAAGCTCCAGTGATAAACATTATGGACAGAATCAACATACCCTATCATAATAGCACACTTTCCTCTCGCAGTGAAAGTGGCGTCAAGAAGATAGCACACAAGGCCAAGTGCTTCAAGAACTCGGTCTTTCATTGTGCATGCTGA
- the LOC113737242 gene encoding uncharacterized protein, whose protein sequence is MYLWSLQSSPNPLNSTISFLYRNPEIPKPRNAIPARDRVIDFGKYKGKMVGTLPSNYLKWVSKNLRARDFEEWAKLADEVLEDPVYKDRIEWEFAQKVLNGDVLSSKSVQLQQKSAVSGLVEISERFGWDNEDKLGWAKVDFRLLGTSKGGRIPRVSDSGPRVMKDGVLEILKPKAGENGPVKGRRKERRERLKLRRRKNGERNGIKVDDKGNFGNSSKNKLDGDGDQDQEEVDEDGRVDIIKTKNSSVFPGREAFLKKAANRRRF, encoded by the coding sequence ATGTATCTCTGGTCTCTTCAGTCCTCACCAAACCCGCTCAACTCCACCATTTCATTCCTCTACAGAAACCCGGAAATCCCAAAACCCAGGAATGCAATCCCGGCACGTGACAGAGTCATTGACTTTGGGAAGTACAAGGGCAAAATGGTGGGGACCCTTCCTTCAAATTACCTCAAATGGGTCTCCAAGAACTTGAGGGCACGTGACTTTGAAGAGTGGGCTAAGCTTGCTGATGAAGTTCTTGAAGACCCAGTTTACAAAGACAGGATAGAATGGGAGTTTGCTCAGAAGGTGCTGAACGGCGACGTTTTGAGCTCGAAAAGTGTTCAGCTTCAGCAGAAGAGTGCTGTGTCGGGTTTGGTTGAGATAAGCGAAAGGTTTGGATGGGATAATGAGGATAAGCTGGGCTGGGCCAAGGTTGATTTCAGGCTACTCGGGACGTCGAAAGGGGGAAGGATACCGAGGGTGTCAGACTCTGGGCCTAGGGTTATGAAAGATGGTGTGTTGGAGATTTTGAAGCCCAAGGCGGGGGAGAATGGGCCTGTCAAAGGAAGGAGGAAGGAGAGGCGGGAGAGGTTGAAGCTGAGGAGGAGGAAAAATGGGGAGAGAAATGGCATTAAAGTTGATGATAAGGGTAATTTTGGCAATTCAAGTAAGAATAAATTAGATGGAGATGGAGATCAAGATCAAGAGGAGGTTGATGAAGATGGCAGGGTGGATATTATTAAAACTAAAAATAGTAGTGTATTTCCAGGACGTGAAGCTTTCTTGAAGAAAGCAGCTAACAGGAGAAGATTTTGA